The genomic region TCTGGTCATTACAGAAAGGGATTAACCCCGCCTGTTTTCGAGACGGGGGTGGGGGGTTAGCCGGGGTAGATACCGCGATCCTTCCTCGCCATTAAAATACGTTCACAGGCGACAATATATGCAGCAGTGCGAAGGCTGCATTCTTTCTCTCTGGCTTTGTCCCAAACGTGAGTCATGGCATCGATCATAATCCTGTCCATGCGATCGTTAATTTCGTTTTCACTCCAGAAAAAGCTTGCCATATCCTGTACCCATTCAAAATAACTGACGGTCACGCCGCCTGCGTTACAAATAACGTCCGGGACCACCGTTATACCGCGTGAACTGAGTACATCGTCAGCATCAGGGTAGGTAGGGCCGTTGGCCCCTTCAAGTACCAGTTTGCAGCGGAGTTTTTCCGCACGTTCCCTGGTAATTTGCCCTTCCAGCGCTGCGGGGATCAATATATCCATCTGCACATCCCAGAACGCTTCGCTGTCAATCTCTTCAGCGCCGCTAAAACCGGCTATTACTTTGTTGCGGGTCTGCCAGTCGCTCAATGCAGTCAAATCAATACCGTCATGATTGAACAGGGTGGCGGAATGATCCTGGACCACCACCACTTTCGCGCCGGCGTCAGCAAAGAGCCGTGCTGCTTCACTGCCTACGTTACCAAACCCCTGGACGGCAATGCGGGCACCGCTGATTTCAATATTGCGGCGGTTTGCCACTTCACGTCCGGTGATAAATACGCCGCGACCCGTGGCTTTTTCACGCCCCAGCGAGCCACCCAGATGGATGGGTTTTCCAGTGACCACACCCGTAATTGTGGTGCCATGATTCATGGAGTAGGTATCCATCATCCATGCCATCACCCGGGCATTTGTGCCAACATCTGGTGCCGGGATATCTTTCTGTGGGCCAATAATCAGACCGATTTCACTGGTGTAGCGTCGGGTCAGACGTTCCAGCTCACCTTCTGATAATTTGAATGGATCGACGCGAATCCCCCCTTTGGCACCGCCATAGGGCAGATTTACTGCGGCACATTTGATGGTCATCCATGCGGAAAGGGCCATAACTTCGTTCAGGTCAACATTCGGGTGAAAACGGATGCCGCCTTTGCCTGGTCCGCGCGAGAGATTATGCTGCACCCTGAACCCTTCGAAATGGCGAATAGTGCCATCATCCATCTGTAACGGGATATCAACAATTAATGCCCGTTTCGGATGACGCAGGGTGTCGATCCAGCGGTTCAGTTCACCAAGATAAGGCGCGACGCGATCGATTTGTGCAAGATAAGTAGACCAGGCGGTTGTGCTGCCTTCAGAAACATAAGATAGCTTATCCATAAAAAACCTTATCCATAAAAAACTTTAGTGAGATTAGATAAATATTCTGAGTAGAGGCTTAAAAATCAGTTTATGTATATCGAACGCGACCGAATCTACCACTAAATTTATGTTCTTGTGTTTTTGAATTAATGTGAAATTTATATTTACGGATGCTTTATGTGCAAAATAATGAATTAATATTCATTAATTATTGCTTAAAAACGCTTGAGTGAATTTATTTGCAATAAAAATGATTTTTTATTTTTGGGTCGTTATTTCACAGAACTTTGAATGCGATCAAATTATGTCAAAGGTGAGTGCAGCGCAATGCCACGCTTTATAAGGAATTACCTGCTAATCCACAGGTGAAAAAATCGACTTTATGCCCCTGAATATCGCTGTCATCGTGTTTTCAGGCTGGCTTATCACAATACCAATACATTCATAACACTTTTTGTTACAAATTAAGGTTACGGTTTCTTTTATTGACAGTAAACCCCCTGCCCCTGGCCTTGTCTACCTTTGACGTGGCAGTATGCAGAGCAAATCTGGTCTGTTTTCTGACATCACATTCACCTGCAATAACAACGAAGACTCAGATGAAAAAACTGCATTTTCTGACCCAGTATCGGGTTTGTTGTTTTATCGCCTTTTACGTCGGAATTCTTTTAAATCTGCCGATCTTTTTTCGCCGTTTTCTCCAGTTACGCTACGATGCTGTACTGTCAACGGCCATTGAAGTGGTTGCCGCCTTTTCGCTGGTCCTTTTTATCACTCTCCTGGTCTCCTTAACTGGCCGCTTGCTATTTCGCGTTTTACTCACACTACTGGTGCTTATCTCCATAACGGCCAGTTATTACATGATTTTTTTCAATATTAATATCGGTTACGGCATCATCGCTGCAGCGATGGCCACTGACAGCCTGGATTTATCAAAAGAGTCCGTTGGTTGGAATTTTACGCTTTGGTTCATCCTTGTCAGCCTGTTACCGTTGCTGATGCTCTGGCTGACACCATTACCTGAGGCAGCCCTTCATCGCCGAAATCGTCTTGCATTTCTTTGCCGTGGTGGGGTGATGATTATGGCAGGACTCTGCTGCTGGCTGCCGCTGGAAGTGATGGGTAATCACCAGCAGGATCTTGATAAGCAGCATAACCGGATGATGGCCAGCTATGGCGGCGTGGTTGCCGGAAGTTATTCTCCGTCAAACTGGCTCTCCGGCATGGGTCTCCTTGCTTACAGTAACTGGAGTCAGGCCGAAGACAACCGGCATCTTTTTGACCCCGCAGCTCATTTTACCTATACCCCACCGAAAGATGTTAACGATCTTTACGTCGTTTTCGTGATTGGTGAAAGCGCACGACGCGACCATATGGGCGTTTACGGGTACAGTCGCGATAATACGCCTTACCTTGATAAAGAACCGCATCTTGCAGCACTGCAGGGGTACTCCTGCGATACTTCCACCAAGCTGTCATTACGCTGTATGTTTGTTCGTGAAGGCGGTGCCTCCGAAGCGCCTGAGCGTACACTGAAAGAGATGAATGTTTTCTCGGTGATGAAAAAAAAGGGCTTCTCTTCTGAGCTGTTTTCCATGCAGAGCGAGGCCTGGTTTTACAACAAAGTGATGGCCGATGACTACGCGCTGCGTGAAACCATTCAGTCTGAGAAGCGCAACGTGGGTAAACCCATTGACGATATGGCGCTGGTCAGCGAACTGAAGGACTCGTTGGACCGCCATCCGCAGGGAAAACATCTGGTCGTGCTGCATACCAAAGGTTCGCATTACCTGTATACCGAACGCTATCCGCGTGAATTTGCCCGTTATCAGCCTGAGTGCAAAGGTATTGACAACAGCTGTTCAGCCGAGGAGATGATTAACGCCTACGATAACAGCCTGCTTTACACTGATTATATGCTTGAGCAAGTGTTTAATCAGCTCAGAGATCGTAATGCCATTGTATTTTATGCCTCCGATCATGGCGAATCAATCTCAGAAAACACGCATTTTCACGGTACGCCGCGCAATCAGGCACCCGTCGAACAAAGATCGATACCAATTATGGTGTGGGCCTCGGATAAATTTTTGCAGCAGCCAGAGAACGCGGCGGCATTCAACCAGCTGCAAACCCTGGCAAAGAATAAAACGCCGGTATTCCATGAAAAGTTGTTTGACAGCATCCTGGGCTGTAGCGGTTTTACCTCACCTGATGGCGGCATAAATCCGCTGCGTAGCTGGTGTCACGTTAGCAAATAAAAACGGCGGGTACGTTACAGCAAGCTGGCGGATTTCACCGTGCGCAAGAGGCGATCATCATGGGTGAACAGAGAGCAAAACAGGCTGACTTGAGGCATTAAGCGACTGTCATCTTTGCCTCCGTCGTGACAAGCAGGTATTCTGTTTGCCGAATTTACCAAGACAGCTTCCATTGAGGTCGAGATGATTATTAAACCACGCATCCGTGGCTTTATCTGTGTTACTGCCCATCCGGCGGGTTGCAAAGCCAATGTTGAGAAACAAATCGATTACGTTGCCCGCCACGGTCAGATTAGCGGTGGTCCGAAAAAAGTTCTGGTGATTGGCGCTTCAACTGGTTATGGCCTTGCGGCGCGTATTTCTGCCGCGTTTGGCTGTGACGCCGCTACTCTGGGTGTGTTTTTCGAGCGCCCTGGCGAAGAAAGCAAGCCGGCAACCGCTGGCTGGTATAATTCTGCTGCATTTGAAGCCGCGGCGCGGGCAAAAGGTCTGTATGCGACCAGTATCAATGGTGATGCCTACTCCAATGAAGTCAAAGAAAAGACCATTGAGCTGATTAAACAAGATCTGGGACAGGTCGACCTGGTCGTATACAGCCTGGCGGCCCCGCGACGCATCCATCCTGTCACGGGTGAAGTGTTCAATTCTACCCTTAAGCCAGTAGGCAAAACGTTGGTTACCCGCGGCTTAAACACCGATAAAGAAACCATTACCGACATCACGCTTGAGCCTGCTTCAGAAGAAGAGATTGCGGGTACAGTGGCGGTAATGGGCGGCGAAGACTGGCAGATGTGGATTGATGCCCTTAAATCAGCGGGTGTGCTGGTCGACGGTGCAAAAACCACCGCCTTTACCTACTTGGGTGAGCAGATTACCCATGATATTTATTGGAACGGTTCGATTGGCGAGGCCAAGAAAGACCTCGATAAGCGCGTACTGAGCATTCGTGAGTCGCTGGCGGAAATCGCTGGCGATGCCCGTGTGTCGGTACTGAAAGCGGTGGTGACCCAAGCTAGCTCCGCTATCCCGGTCATGCCACTTTATCTGTCACTGCTTTTCAAAGTAATGAAAGAAAAAGGCACTCACGAAGGCTGTATTGAACAGGTCTATGGCCTGTTCAAAGACAGTTTATATGGTGCTTCGCCGATCGTCGATGACGTTGGTCGCCTGCGTGCTGATTACAAAGAGCTTGAGCCAGAGGTTCAGGACGAAGTCGTGCGGTTGTGGCCGACCGTCACCAACGAAAATCTCAATGAGCTGACCGATTTCGCAGGTTATAAAAAAGAGTTCATGCATCTGTTTGGCTTCGGCCTTGAGGGGGTTGATTACGACGCAGACGTCAATGCAGATGTGAAGATCAACAATCTGGTCCAGATGTAATCTTTATCGCTTTCGTGAATAAATGGACGACGGCCAGCTGTTCGTCACCTGCAAACGACAGGCACCGCACGATGACGAACAGTTTTTATCTGTATTAGTCGCGACGTGATCTGATACCGGACCCTGAAAGATTGAGAGTTACCGGTTTTGATATGGGTGTCGAATCCTTATACAAAACACAAGGTTACTCTCATGCTTCATACTCACAATCCCATCATCAAACACAAAGCCGGCCTGCTCAATCTGGCCGAAGAACCCGGTAACGTCTCAACAGCCTGCAAGAGCATGGGCGTGTCACGTGACACCTTATACCGCTACCAGGAGCTGGCTGAAGAAGGTGGCATTGACGCGCTGGTTGATCAAAACCGTCGGGGCACAACCTGAAAAACTGCCCCGACGAAACCACTAAACGGGCGGTTGTTGAGTACGCCGTTGAGTTCCCGGCCCCCGGTCAGCACCGGACCAGTGATGAGCTGCGTAAAAAAGGCGTGTTTATCTCCGGCAGCGCTGTGCGTGCCATCTGGCAACGACATGACCTGGAGAACTTCCGTAACCGCATGAAGGGGATCGCCCACCTGCAACGCTTTTACCACCACGATATATCTTTGCTTTCGCCACATCATGCAGTTGCGTTTTGATTATGTATCCATACGTTGATTGAAATTTTGTACCGTCATTTTTGGGGTTAATCTTTTATGAATACTGGCAGGGCGATTTAAAATAAGATCAGGTCCATTTGTGAATAGTAATAATAACTTCATCCTTATGCAGGTTATTGTTAATTCTGATAAACAGGAGATGAAGCATCTTTTGGGGCCAGGAGAATGAAAAAATCAACACGGCTATTTGCACAGCAGCTGACCCATGCCATTTACTGCCTGCCATACTTTGCCCTCAGATATTACCATGATGCATTATAAGGTCGTGACGCAGACTTGCTGATTACGTATGCTTTGCGCTTTGGATGTAACATATGGCTAAAGTTGATGTCGTCTGCCCTCAGTGCAATGAAACTCATGCTGTACGATGTAACGGACATTCAGCATCCGGCGCCCAACGTTACATCTGCAAGCATTGTTCAAAGACCTTTCTGCTCAACTTTAGCTACTCCGGTGCCAAACCAGACACACACCAGACCATTGTTAATATGGCCATGAATGATTCCGGATGTCGCGATACCGCACGGGTTCTCGGCATCAGCCTCAATACGGTTCTGCGGCACGTAAAAAAATTTCGCCAAAGCAGGTAGCTGAGAATATCGACCCCGAAACGGAGGTTGTTATCTGCTGTGAAGCCGGTGAACAATGGTCTTACGTGCGGTGTAAAAGCAATCCCCGGTGGTTGTTCTATGCTTATGACCGTATCCGCAAACGTGCTCTGGCCCACGTCTTCGGCCCGAGAAATGCCCCGACCCTGCGACGATTGCTGGCCCTGTTAAGCAAATTTAACCTTGCCTTTTATATGACAGATGCCTGGCCGGTTTATAAAGTTCTGTTAAGTGCAACAGGCCACGTGGTGAGCAAGAAATATACCCAACGGACAGAACGGCATAATCTTAATCTTCGCACACATATCAAACGACTGACCCGCAGAACAATTTGCTTTTCGAAGTCAGAGGAAATGCACGATAAGATCATCGGTTGGTATCTTACTCTTCATCATTATCAATAAATTTGCGTCACGACCCATTATACGATAACGCCTTTTGGGACAGAGTCTTAATTTTTCTTGTGGTGGTGTTTATATCTTTAAAAATATTTTGCACATGGAAATGAAACAAAATATTTCCTATCTTGATTGGTTTTTTCATATTAAGGGTTTGCTTTTATAATTAATTATGGCATGCATGTTCTTGCAGAAAAAAACTATCACCAAGTTTCTTTTTTCTGATTATGTTGTTTTTTACTCCTGATACAAACCACTCATTATTATAATTCTGTGCCATGTATTAATACGGTGTTTTCCTGTTGATAAAATTAACAAATAAAAAAGATGAAAAAATATAATTTTTCCCTGATTTTTAATTCCCCTGAACTATGATTTGAACTAACATTATGCTTTCACACGCGCAGCTGTACATCTTCGGGCAAGGATTAATAATATATCCTCACAGTCAATAAGGAAGCAGGCTGTCCGGTGAGTTACATTATTCAACTTTATTGTGCTCATCATTATTAACTTAATCAACATGAGGTGTTCATGGAGTCTGAAAGAAGACTCTTCATTAAGAAAGCCACGCTTTTTTCAACAGTCATTGCCACCAGTTTGCTCACGGGGCTTCCTTTTTCTGCAGAGGCGAGGTCTGAACTGTTCAGTAAACAAGAGCGCGATGAGCTTTCTCCTGCCGAAGTGATTGAAATGATTAAAAGCGGTAATGATCGTTTCCGGAAATGTGAAAAGCCTGAACATGACTTTCTCTCTCAGACTCAGAAGCGAATCAGTACCGGCGGCCAGTATCCCGTTGCAGTGATCCTGGGCTGCATTGATTCCAGAACGCCCGCTGAAACAGCTCATCGATACGGGCATCGGTGAGCTGTTTAACTGCCGCCTGGCCGGGAATATTGAGAATGATGATATCATGGGAAGTCCGGAATTTTCCTGTTCGCTTTCTGGCGCTAAATTGGTGATGGGGCATACTAAATGTGGTGCCATCAAAGGTGCTGCCTCGGATGCAAAATTAGGTAATCTGACTTCCCTGTTAGAAAAAATAAAACCAGCAATTGAAAAAACAAACTTTTCTGGTGAGAAAGATGTCAATGGCTATAAATATATCGATGCCGTTGCCCGGACCAATGTGCAACTGACAATGGATAATATCAGAAATAAAAACGCGATTCTGAATAAACTTGAAAAAGATGGAAAAGTTAAAATAGTCGGCACAATGTATCACCTTTAGGGTGGCCGACTGGAATTTCTTTAGTGGCCGGCATAAGCGGACGCTAGAGAGCAATCGCTAGCAGGTAGTTAAATCAAACCTGCCATTCCCTGTCAACCCCATATCTGAGGCGAGTTATTTGTATGTAGCGACACATCGTTAATAACGTGGTAAAGGGAATGACTTCGTTATTATCTGCACCATCGCCGACCCCTTTCCGGGTCGGCGATTTATTTTATATTCTTCTGAGAGGATTAATTCATCTTGACACGTCGCTTTCAAGCAAGTTTATCATTGCCTGTAAATTGGCCGACGCGTAACCCTTACGCCATACCAGCCAGATAGAAATCTTTCCCATTTGTTCAGCGACGGGCCATGCCTGAACGCTGTCTCTGCCGGGCATACTTAGCGGGATCATCGCCAATCCAGCTCCGGCGCTGACGCAGGCAACAATGCCGTTCGAATATTTTGCCCGGTGCCGAACCGACCCGTGCGAACCAGTTCTCGAACAACCTCCGATAAGAGCAATTGGCCCGGAAAGCGTACACTGTCGCACCTGAAATCACTTTTGCACTGGTGACCGGCTGATGGCTAAGTGCGGAGATAATGACCATTTCCTCAGGGAAAACCGACACGCCTTCCAGCCGCGGGGGCTTAGGCGGCCCGTCAATAAAGATCGCACTATAAGAACCGGCCAACAATCCGTCTATCATATCCCCTGATGGTCCGGTGGACAGGTCCAGCTCCACGTCCGACCATGTCTGATGATAGCGGGTGATCAGTGGCGGCAGATGGACAGCTGCGGCGCTTTCAATCGCACCAAGTGTGAAGATCCCCGCCGGTTGCTGGTCAGAAACACGCTGCCGTGCCTCTTCGGTAAGCACCAGAATACGGCAGGCATAATCCAGAAGGGTTTTTCCGGCATCAGTAATGTGTAGTCGAAGTTTCTCGCGGGTAAACAGCTTGGTGTCCAACTCTTCCTCAAGCTGACGAAGCCGGGTAGAAATATTCGATGGCACACGGTGAAGCCGCTCTGCCGCCGCCGTAACGCTACCCTGTTCGGCGATAACGCGGAAAATTTCAAGCTGAGTCAAGTCCATAGTTATTCTCATTTTGAGCAGATCATTTTCATTATTATTGGACGAGTGCTATGCCTGGCTTGACCTTGTGGCCGAGAAGTACGGCAGAACGCGCGGCGGTGCTCAGCAGATCACCATCCGCGTGCAGGAAACCCTGACGTTCGGGCCAGAGCTGCAGATTGCCAAAGACCTGATTGACGAGTGTGCCACCGAGTGGTCGGAAGGCGCGAACGCCAACCAGCGGGCCATCATTAGCGATGCTTTCCAGGTGGACAAAGAGGGGCAGCTCAATACCGGGCGAATCCTGTCCCTGCGCCGCGTCAAGATTCAGGATGAGTGCTGGAACCGGGCAATGGAGGCCATATCGGAATCACTGCAGGTGGCAATGTCCAAAACCTATATTAATTTCCGGGAGAAAGATAAACACGGAAAGCTGATTAATATTCCGTTAGATATCGCTGCCATTTAATTTTATATCAATTTCTTTTTATTTCGGCGTCAGCGCCGTGGGCTTCCGCACGCCGAAAACAGTATTGAGGAATAATTATGCCCATCAAATGTATTAACTGCCAGAAAGGTATCACCACTCTGAAGTTCAGCGACGCCAGCGTCATTAACTCTGGCAAATACCATGTGCCAGCCGTTCTCATCACGCTGGTATGCCCGCACTGCAGCCAGCACTACTACACGGAAGTCCCTGCCATTGAGTTCATCCCCTGCGAGGCAAAACAATGAAAGGCATGAAATTATATAACCGTTCGACGATCTACAATCTGGTCCTGAAAACCTTTGGCCCTGAAGTACAGGCGCTGAAACTGATGGAGGAAGCCGCCCGCAACATGAACGGACTGGGCAATGAAGTTGATCTGGCTGGTGAGCTGGCTGATGTTGAAATCATGATTGAACAGTTCCGCCTCAACGGGATGGGCCTGATGATTGACTTTCATAAGCAGAAAAAGCTGGAACGTCTGGGGGTGACTTATGTCGCAGGATAATGAAAAGCTGCTAGAAAAGTTAAAAAAGCTGCTGGCGCTGGCCCTGCAACGCGCCC from Erwinia tracheiphila harbors:
- a CDS encoding nucleoside triphosphate pyrophosphohydrolase family protein, with amino-acid sequence MKGMKLYNRSTIYNLVLKTFGPEVQALKLMEEAARNMNGLGNEVDLAGELADVEIMIEQFRLNGMGLMIDFHKQKKLERLGVTYVAG
- the fabV gene encoding enoyl-ACP reductase FabV, yielding MIIKPRIRGFICVTAHPAGCKANVEKQIDYVARHGQISGGPKKVLVIGASTGYGLAARISAAFGCDAATLGVFFERPGEESKPATAGWYNSAAFEAAARAKGLYATSINGDAYSNEVKEKTIELIKQDLGQVDLVVYSLAAPRRIHPVTGEVFNSTLKPVGKTLVTRGLNTDKETITDITLEPASEEEIAGTVAVMGGEDWQMWIDALKSAGVLVDGAKTTAFTYLGEQITHDIYWNGSIGEAKKDLDKRVLSIRESLAEIAGDARVSVLKAVVTQASSAIPVMPLYLSLLFKVMKEKGTHEGCIEQVYGLFKDSLYGASPIVDDVGRLRADYKELEPEVQDEVVRLWPTVTNENLNELTDFAGYKKEFMHLFGFGLEGVDYDADVNADVKINNLVQM
- the eptB gene encoding kdo(2)-lipid A phosphoethanolamine 7''-transferase, yielding MKKLHFLTQYRVCCFIAFYVGILLNLPIFFRRFLQLRYDAVLSTAIEVVAAFSLVLFITLLVSLTGRLLFRVLLTLLVLISITASYYMIFFNINIGYGIIAAAMATDSLDLSKESVGWNFTLWFILVSLLPLLMLWLTPLPEAALHRRNRLAFLCRGGVMIMAGLCCWLPLEVMGNHQQDLDKQHNRMMASYGGVVAGSYSPSNWLSGMGLLAYSNWSQAEDNRHLFDPAAHFTYTPPKDVNDLYVVFVIGESARRDHMGVYGYSRDNTPYLDKEPHLAALQGYSCDTSTKLSLRCMFVREGGASEAPERTLKEMNVFSVMKKKGFSSELFSMQSEAWFYNKVMADDYALRETIQSEKRNVGKPIDDMALVSELKDSLDRHPQGKHLVVLHTKGSHYLYTERYPREFARYQPECKGIDNSCSAEEMINAYDNSLLYTDYMLEQVFNQLRDRNAIVFYASDHGESISENTHFHGTPRNQAPVEQRSIPIMVWASDKFLQQPENAAAFNQLQTLAKNKTPVFHEKLFDSILGCSGFTSPDGGINPLRSWCHVSK
- a CDS encoding Glu/Leu/Phe/Val family dehydrogenase, producing MDKLSYVSEGSTTAWSTYLAQIDRVAPYLGELNRWIDTLRHPKRALIVDIPLQMDDGTIRHFEGFRVQHNLSRGPGKGGIRFHPNVDLNEVMALSAWMTIKCAAVNLPYGGAKGGIRVDPFKLSEGELERLTRRYTSEIGLIIGPQKDIPAPDVGTNARVMAWMMDTYSMNHGTTITGVVTGKPIHLGGSLGREKATGRGVFITGREVANRRNIEISGARIAVQGFGNVGSEAARLFADAGAKVVVVQDHSATLFNHDGIDLTALSDWQTRNKVIAGFSGAEEIDSEAFWDVQMDILIPAALEGQITRERAEKLRCKLVLEGANGPTYPDADDVLSSRGITVVPDVICNAGGVTVSYFEWVQDMASFFWSENEINDRMDRIMIDAMTHVWDKAREKECSLRTAAYIVACERILMARKDRGIYPG
- a CDS encoding IS1 family transposase (programmed frameshift), translating into MAKVDVVCPQCNETHAVRCNGHSASGAQRYICKHCSKTFLLNFSYSGAKPDTHQTIVNMAMNDSGCRDTARVLGISLNTVLRHGKKISPKQVAENIDPETEVVICCEAGEQWSYVRCKSNPRWLFYAYDRIRKRALAHVFGPRNAPTLRRLLALLSKFNLAFYMTDAWPVYKVLLSATGHVVSKKYTQRTERHNLNLRTHIKRLTRRTICFSKSEEMHDKIIGWYLTLHHYQ